A part of Amycolatopsis camponoti genomic DNA contains:
- a CDS encoding 1,4-alpha-glucan branching protein domain-containing protein, with amino-acid sequence MNEGTFCLVVHSHLPWLPHHGSWPVGEEWLYQAWAHSYLPMVELLERLAAEGRRDVLTLGVTPVLAAQLDDPYSIRAFHDWLGHWQLRAQHASTLWRGDPTLRELAAAEHRTAVRAAEELGTRWRHGFSPILRSLVDNSTIELLGGPLAHPFQPLLDPRVREFALNAGLADTALRVGSRPEGIWAPECGYAPGMEKDYAAAGVRRFMVDGPSLRGDTWAARPVGDSDVVAFGRDLEVTYRVWSPKAGYPGHAAYRDFHTWAHEVGLKASRVTGKTVEPPDKAPYDPSLAADVLGLHVKDFVDTVVTRLRSLKKQHGREALVVAAYDTELFGHWWHEGPAWLEGVLRALPEAGVRVTTLKGALDAGLVGEPIELPASSWGSGKDWRVWDGEQVKDMVDANTALQERLLSLVAGLPTTARDTVADQAVAEAMLALESDWAFMVTKDSAADYARRRAAVHTERFDALAGLLRRGDRTRAEELAATYRAADGPFGHLDARALKHD; translated from the coding sequence GTGAACGAAGGCACCTTCTGCCTCGTCGTGCACAGCCACCTGCCGTGGTTGCCGCACCACGGGAGCTGGCCGGTCGGCGAGGAATGGCTCTACCAGGCGTGGGCGCACTCGTACCTGCCGATGGTCGAGTTGCTGGAGCGGCTCGCCGCCGAAGGCCGCCGGGACGTGCTGACGCTGGGCGTCACGCCGGTGCTCGCCGCGCAGCTCGACGACCCGTACAGCATCCGCGCGTTCCACGACTGGCTCGGCCACTGGCAGCTGCGCGCCCAGCACGCGTCGACGCTGTGGCGGGGCGACCCGACGCTGCGCGAACTCGCCGCGGCCGAACACCGCACCGCGGTCCGCGCGGCTGAAGAACTGGGCACCCGCTGGCGTCACGGCTTTTCCCCGATCCTTCGTTCCTTGGTCGACAACTCGACGATCGAGCTGCTCGGCGGCCCGCTGGCCCACCCGTTCCAGCCGCTGCTCGACCCGCGGGTGCGCGAGTTCGCGTTGAACGCCGGCCTGGCCGACACGGCATTGCGGGTCGGGTCGCGGCCCGAGGGGATTTGGGCGCCGGAGTGCGGCTACGCGCCTGGCATGGAAAAGGACTACGCGGCCGCCGGCGTGCGGCGGTTCATGGTCGACGGGCCGTCGCTGCGCGGCGACACCTGGGCGGCGCGACCGGTCGGCGACAGCGACGTGGTCGCGTTCGGACGCGACCTCGAGGTCACCTACCGTGTGTGGTCGCCGAAGGCCGGCTACCCCGGCCACGCCGCCTACCGCGACTTCCACACCTGGGCGCACGAGGTCGGGCTCAAGGCGTCGCGCGTCACCGGGAAGACGGTCGAACCGCCGGACAAGGCGCCGTACGACCCGTCGCTGGCCGCGGATGTGCTGGGACTGCACGTCAAGGACTTCGTCGACACCGTGGTCACGCGGCTGCGTTCGCTGAAGAAGCAACACGGGCGCGAGGCGCTCGTGGTCGCCGCTTACGACACGGAGCTGTTCGGGCACTGGTGGCACGAAGGGCCGGCTTGGCTGGAGGGCGTGTTGCGCGCGCTGCCCGAGGCGGGCGTCCGCGTGACAACGCTGAAAGGCGCGCTCGACGCCGGGCTCGTCGGCGAGCCGATCGAGCTGCCCGCGTCGTCGTGGGGGTCGGGCAAGGACTGGCGTGTCTGGGACGGCGAGCAGGTCAAGGACATGGTCGACGCCAACACGGCGTTGCAGGAACGGCTCCTTTCGCTCGTTGCCGGTTTGCCGACCACGGCCCGGGACACCGTCGCCGACCAGGCCGTGGCCGAAGCGATGCTGGCTCTGGAGAGCGACTGGGCGTTCATGGTCACCAAGGACTCCGCAGCGGACTACGCGCGCCGCCGCGCGGCGGTGCACACCGAGCGCTTCGACGCCTTGGCCGGACTGCTGCGACGCGGCGACCGCACACGAGCCGAAGAACTGGCGGCGACCTATCGCGCCGCCGACGGACCGTTCGGGCACCTCGACGCCCGGGCACTGAAGCACGACTGA
- a CDS encoding glutathione peroxidase — translation MGIQEIPVKTLDGQDSSLGSLAGKALLVVNVASKCGLTPQYSGLERLQERFGGQGFSVVGFPCNQFAGQEPGSADEIQTFCSTTYGVTFPLFEKIDVNGEGRHPLYAELTKTADAEGASGDVQWNFEKFLVSADGEVLARFRPRTEPEDDAVVKAIEAALPA, via the coding sequence ATGGGCATCCAGGAAATTCCGGTCAAGACCCTCGACGGGCAGGACAGCTCACTGGGCTCGCTCGCGGGCAAAGCGCTGCTCGTGGTCAACGTCGCGTCGAAGTGCGGCCTGACCCCGCAGTACTCCGGCCTCGAACGGCTGCAGGAGCGCTTCGGCGGCCAGGGTTTCTCCGTCGTCGGTTTTCCGTGCAACCAGTTCGCGGGGCAGGAGCCGGGCAGCGCCGACGAGATCCAGACGTTCTGCTCGACGACCTACGGCGTGACCTTCCCGCTGTTCGAGAAGATCGACGTCAACGGCGAGGGCCGGCACCCGTTGTACGCGGAGCTGACCAAGACCGCCGACGCCGAAGGCGCCTCCGGCGACGTCCAGTGGAACTTCGAGAAGTTCCTCGTCAGCGCCGACGGCGAGGTCCTCGCGCGGTTCCGGCCGCGGACCGAGCCGGAGGACGACGCGGTCGTCAAGGCCATCGAGGCCGCGCTGCCGGCGTGA